Part of the Cydia fagiglandana chromosome 2, ilCydFagi1.1, whole genome shotgun sequence genome, ATacacctattactaagacttgtATCATTACCGAGTCTAATATCTTAAACAAACATGGCTTGAGTATTAATTTAATTGACTTCAATACTCGGAGCAGTTTCTTCCGGCATCTGAACGGGAGGGGCGACGTCCATAGCAGCAGATTCTTCAggacctaaataaaaaaaaatagttatagATCAAGATCGTCAACAAGTTGGTCAATAACACAATGGCTTGCCTGCACCTGCAGAATGACCTTAAGTATTAAGGACTGCAGACCTTAAGTATTAAATTAAGGACTGAGCTCTCATAACGAAAACAATTGCGCAGCTAGCTATATTATTATTGCATGAAAAAATTGATAACAATAGAGTTAgcccaagagaagtctgcaaccattttgatagcatacgcagtgcaagtgttgtttgtacgtcataatgtcatgaaactcttggtctaactctagtatatTGAGAAATAAGTGAGGTATGGGCAAAACTGTTCAAAAGTTGAGCCAAAAGAAGCATGATGCGCGGAACTTTTAGAACGCCGTAATAAAGGTGTGTATGTACGAGTTTCCGGCCTACTGTCTCTCACATTTCCAGGTGAAACCCTTAAATTGACTGGAATAAGAGATTCGTAATAATGATGTTCTATTGTATATGcctaataaataagaaacagcACTCGCATCACCTTTATCAAGTGTTACCAGAGGTAGCAGAGTagctggtatcgtcttgggtcgtcccattcgtttttcgtcaactTCTTAAATAGGACtacctattctgctttcgtcactcattctacattgaaagccaccgacgattgtgacgaatgtagaatgagtgacgaaagcagaataggtaGTCCTATTTAAGAagttgacgaaaaactaatgggacgacccaagacgataccggtaGCTAGACTAGTCACGTAAAAAGTTATTAACATCAGTCAATTTcattacaaataaattaaaaataaaaacaaacatttCCAAAAGACGTTGAGCTGATTCCCTTTTTTCTTATCTTAAATTATAACAAGTCAACATTTCCTTACCTGCCGCAGAAAGAGAGGGTGTCTCTAGATTGGGTGCCGAGGTATCCATTGATTCATTCGCGCGATCTTCGCTGGTCTGCGGAGGCGAGGGCTGGGGGCTTGGCGGCAGCTGAAATAAAGGCAAATTATTTTTCCTCTCTCCTGTTCGTAAAGTTTACCTTTCATAAGCTGATAACCggtggaaaattgcatttcccaccctagggtgaaaagttttttttttttaatttttactaatATTTTTACAACGGCTAACAGCAAAATATGCCATATTATAAGCTCTCATATCAGCTTCTGCAtgactgaaattggcgccgtttacattttcaaatGTTACGAGTGACTTATACACTcggcgtcaaaaaaatcgcacctCGCCAAAAATTCGTTTCAAGCGAGTATAGCTCTTATCTACTGCATTGTACCCTGTCAATATTGGTATCATTTGAAAGCGCAATTAATGAACTTTGAAAAGATAAATCGTTATTATTCGTAAAAACAATCATCGCTGAACATAggcgttttgtttaaaaaagggcCGAGATCCAATTTTAATCGGTCCGTTATTGTGCAATCCGGGACGGGTATAAAATGGAGGGTAAAGGTTAGTTCTGGTTTATTCGTTCTCCAGAGGTCACTGAGGTTACTAATGCACCGTTACAGCAAGAAAAGCCCTTGAACATGGATACCAGGCCCGAAGGAGCAGCTCAAGAGGTGGCATTGCTGCAAACAAGACTATGGCAGGAAGAGGTTGCTGAAAGATTTAACATAAGCGGTTTCCGAGTCCGTCGAGTCTTGCTGGGGTTCCAGGTGACTGGTGGTTACATCAGGAGGCCTGGACCTGGAAGACAACACTGCTCTTCCGCTAGAGACAACCGGTACATTGTATCGAACTCTTTGCAGAACCGTTTCTCCGAGGCTATTGAGCTGCAGCAGCAGCTTCAAGCAGCTCAAAAACCAGCAGTAAGCATCTCTACGATCGGAAGAAAGCCGGAAGAGAAGAGGATGTTGCCTCGTAGAGCTGCTATAGGCCTCCAATTAAAGCAATAGCATCGACTAGCCAGGTGGCAATTTTGCCGACTGCACGAAGATTGGACGTTTGAACAATAGAGGAATGTCCTCTTTTCCGACGAGACGAGGGTGTGCCTTTACACCAACGACAGGTGCCGGGGGTGTATAGGAGGCAGGGAGAGCAATTTACGCAAGCCTGCACTGAAGAAACCGTCTGCTAAGGGGACGGATCTCGCATGTTCTGGGGCGGCATTTCGATCGACGAGTAAACTGATCTCTGTGCATTTCCCGCACTGAAGGTGGTCACAGCAAGGGATCCTTGACTGCTCGGCGTTACATAACGGTGTTCTTGGAGGAGCATGTGATCCCATATGATGGTTTTGTTGGATCCAACTTCCAGTTTATGCATGACAACGCCCGCTGTCACACTGCGTTGTTTGTGTGAGACTAACTGTGGAAGGTTGGGATCACCGTAATGGAGTGACCAGCAAGGAGCCCTGACCTGAACCCAATCGAACATCACTAGGATCAGCTAAACCGGCGGATTCAGTCGCCTGATACTGCTCCTGCCACTCTCGACAGGCTTCAAAATGCCATTATTGAGGAGTGGAACAACTTTCCTCAAAAACGCATCGTGGCACTCATGACAGTCATGACTGATCACATGGAAGCTACTCGGAGGGCAAGAGGAGGCAGCACtaggttttaagtttagttttgagATTGTTTTTTCTGTATCTGTTGATTTTGTAGTGATTTTATTCGTTGCAATTTTAACCTGAATACACGTCGATTCGTTTTTCctgaaaattttctttttgtattgaGTAGATCGTCCATATTTTGACATTTTCCAATAGAGGATTTCATAACCTTTCAAATAAGGCCCCATAGTCTTATCTTGccttatataatataaggtataaaaccgcttgaaagaaaaaagttaagatgtgcgatttttttgacgctgagtgtagttatgtggtttacctatatatctgttaataatttgctctaaagaattatacttaccaataataaacctacatttctcgtgtttaactttcctcatagtcgaaatgaaaagtagagtgtttaactcgggtaaaagtaaccatctcaccctcgaactattggcgctctctcttcgttcgagcgccaaaatatctcgggtgaaatggttcactttccacccttggttaacaatctactattattaCTCAATTTATACTACGTCACCAGAAATATAAATTTGACAAAACTAGCGTGTTGCCCAATTTAGGGGAAAGCGGTTATCGGATCCTAGACTTCGATCCTGATCAAGTGATCACTGGCGTGTTTAGATCAGCTTATCTCCCTGGTGGATTAGAACTTCTACTTGTGCTGTTTTCCAGGCTCtttgtcaaataaaaaaaaacctgagGTCCTGAGATTGTTAACAATAACCTGGGTTAACAATCTCAGGACCTCAGGCACTTTTTAGCACAAACTGCCTTTTGACCTTCTAATTTAGTTACTAAAGTACTACCAACAGAAATTAAGCTTTAGCTGCGGAAGGTATAGTTTTTAATACAAGAGCCACCTTTTGCCTACTCAATGATTTTTAATACCAGGACGGTGGCCACGAAGCGTGCGGGCGCCTggtattaaccttttcgacgtcGTGTtgcaaacacaaaagctgtcacgcggacgccacgtcaccgaaatgtcaaaatcgaaattaaactttatgcGTATGCACGTAGGTTAATGTTGCTTgatctgtgaccgattaatcggtctttggcgttgaatctgcggtgcggatatatcggtcattggcgtccaaaaggttaagcaGCCCCTGCAACCTATGGGCGCTATGTGGATCGGAAGCTTAATTAATGGTGCTCATCTCGCATGTAGTAGGTAGGCGATCATATAGGCTGATTTTAGTGTCACACTgaccgtccgtgcggatcgctccACACCTCCAAATAGTATGAGAAAGCTGTCCGCGTAGACCCGTCATCTTTACTCTATAACGCTCCCTGAACTTAATACATATTGGTCCGGTGCGGAGCGGTCCGCACGGACCgtccgcgtgacactaaaaccagccaTATGCAGGGTTATTAGGACTTAGTTACACTCTATGGATGAATGAACCCAACATTTTTATCAAGTTACCTCGGGAGCCATCCTGGGCACCTTGCCCACCTTGTGTCTAACACTAAAAGGCGCGCAGCGCTCGTAGTAGGCGATCATGAAGTCGGGATACGCCTCCCCGAACTCGTGGCCTGGCACTACGTCGAATTCTAGGCAGTCTTCCCTGGAAACAGATTGACATGCGGATAAGTATGTCAGTTTTTGTTAACTTCTACATAGGTCTTGGCTTTTACGTAAGATTTGAGGTGAATGATAACACACACAGCTATTTAGGTATACAGGTCATTCTTAGTTAGTTACTAGCTGGTACCCGCGTCTCCAACCATGtagaaataatattttcctGATAATAACTATCTTATGTCCTTGCTAGGAAATCACCCGCCATTATGTGTCAGTATAATTTTAGGAAGTTTTCATTCAGTACGCGTGCAAAGGTATCAGATAGAATGAGCACCTTCCAAATTGATATATAGAAATGCTGCCATTAtaacacctataaatataaaggatgaattaataaaaaaaaattgcttacCATTTAACAAGAAAATAGAGAACCCCATGGAATAACTGTGCAGCAAGAATATTCTCTGGTTGCAAACCACGAGCCAAGCCTCTGGGTTTTTCGATTTCCTGTAAAGtagaatttaccaaaaaaaaataaccattACTATAACACGGTAACACACACGGCAGACAGTAGTTGCTCACAAAAGCTAGTATCTAGCACCTCTTGCGATTATTGGTAAAATGGACCCCAGGATCCTATGAGAAATACAAGCAAGTAAATTGTATGATGTAAGAAAAAATACCAGTTCAATGGGAAAACATGGTCATACTATTTAACAAATGTTCAATCAATCaaacttttattgataaaatataagtattttacatgtcaacacaTTACGAGTATATCTCATCACGATCATTACGAGTATTACGGGTAATGTTAACCGCatacttttataaaatattcatatCCATCCACGGCACATTCTACTGTCCAGATATAGCATACATCAACATCACATCAATTTAGGTCTCCTGCCTTATTGTAAACTGTAAAGATAACCAACCATCATATGTCACATGGGCCTGGACTGCACCACCATTTATGCAcagtaaaaaaaacaaaacttacttcaatcttcttcttcttttcagCACCTCGACGGCCGCGTTTCCTAGTGCTATATGTTTCCTCAACGGTTTCTGGTGGAGGCGTAGGAGTTACGGCAGTGGGAGCCACAGCAGCAGCTGCCGCAGCGGCTGCAGCGGCTGCTGCAACTTCCACTGCAGCAGCAGTTTCGGCTGTTGCTGCTTCAGCCTCTACAGCTTCACGTTCCCGCTTAAGACGAGCTTCTTCATATGCTGATATAAGCTCTGGACAGTCGAGGTTGTCCTCAGGCTCCCAGGTGTCATCCTCGCTGTAAAGAATGTTATGTACACTAATTTTAACTCTGACAGATTCCTATAAATCCCATGCGGATATTTTGATTAAATCAGCAAAGATACAGAGACGCAAGAGCTTTCGTGGTTTTGGTTTACTTTGATGCTTTGTTTGTAggtatagttcattttttttagcattagaaataaggtcttaatcttgatgtgttttttaattgaaaaacacattttaaaaataagttaagtttttttacacgaagtaaaattaaaagagTTGTCAACCTCAACCTTATGAACATTCGTCTATGCCCATACGAGAGACTTATGCCATTTATGACATCAAtcaaattaatgttatcataatcataatagccTTTATTGCCAAAACTAAAACAGTagtcggctagtctgtggccatgagtaaacccatgcataataaaaaaaaaaaagtattacattatatatataaacaaatttacttaaaaactaacacACCATATTGACCGGATTAGTGTTCAGCGTGTCTTCTgacacataggcctctcccagcTGCTTCCATTCCTTTCTATCAATGGCTTTCCTGGTCCAGGTGGCGCCCCCTATCGACTTGATGTCATCCATCCATCTTTTAATTGGTCTACCTCTTTTTCTGTTACCGTCTTGTGGTTGCCAGTCTGTAATTATTTTGGTCCATTTTTCCTTACTATCCCATGTCATATGGCCTGTCCATTGCCATTTTAACTTTCTTACTTTCTTGATTACGTTCTCTACTTTCGTTTTTGCTCTTATTTCATCTGCTCTTTTACGATCTTTTAATGTGATGTTCATCATACTTCTTTCTATTCCTCTTTGGCAGGTTCTAAGCTTTTGGAGATGTTTCTGAGTCAGTGCCCAAGTTTGGCAGCCATAGGTTATACATGGGAGGATACACAAGTTGAAAACTTTTTTCTTAGCTGACATTGGAAAGTGATTACTTTTAAGTATCTCCTTAAGCGACCAGAATCTTTTCCAAGCACTTGATACTCTTCTCTCTATTTCTAAAGTCGTCTGGTGTCTGAATGATATAATTTGTCCTAGATAAGTATAGTTCTGTACatattcaatattttcattatctACTACTATGGGCCTTTCTTCTCTGTTTGTCATTATGTTcgattttgatttatttatggtAAGTCCGACTATTCTGCTTGCCTCTGTCAGCTGTTGCAGCATGTGTTGGAGCGTCTGAGCGTTGTCAGTTACCAGGACTAAATCGTCAGCAAACCTCAAGTGGTTAAGTGTCCAGCCGTTAATATTTATGCCAAGTGTATCCCATTGAAGGATTTGAAGGTCTCTGAATATATCCTCCAGTAAGGCAGAAAATAGTTTAGGTGACAATGGGTCTCCTTGTCTTACCCCCCTAGCTATTGGAAACTCTCGCTATTATCATAttacttattaataatttgtattttgttgttttaaatttcttttaagttatattattcagaatAACTTTCATATTAGCTTCGGCAAAAATTGTCATTCGTCCGGAGAACGGGCTGCCAAGATGGGCcagaaatacaaagttgatagCATGTTGATAGCAAGTTATAACGTAGGTAGATAAAGTGCATGCTAGCGAGGGCTATCGCGAAACATGGCGTGATCTGGTGTCGGCCAGGACTAACATTGCGTCACTGTACCTAGATGtacgtagatgaaaaaatacaatcttgcattttatcaaatcacatcattttttgaaaaatttgtgatctaagttatccaaataacggctacaatttaataagaaatggatatcacagttataaaccctggcaggattgaatacataataatatcggTATTTTAATGTACATACATAAaacaaactctttatttcatttacgcgagcggagctgcgggcctgTCTAGTagttaatg contains:
- the LOC134672714 gene encoding heterochromatin protein 1-like, giving the protein MEEAIESLSESNMQAGVDLNFQPNQEPVQPMETNQVPPGQPGTLGPSGKHEEFSVEKVLDRRVKNGKVEYLLKWKGYSHEDDTWEPEDNLDCPELISAYEEARLKREREAVEAEAATAETAAAVEVAAAAAAAAAAAAVAPTAVTPTPPPETVEETYSTRKRGRRGAEKKKKIEEIEKPRGLARGLQPENILAAQLFHGVLYFLVKWEDCLEFDVVPGHEFGEAYPDFMIAYYERCAPFSVRHKVGKVPRMAPELVSHKQRSVTAGVVMHKLEVGSNKTIIWDHMLLQEHRYVTPSSQGSLAVTTFSAGNAQRSVYSSIEMPPQNMRDPSP